A portion of the Lolium rigidum isolate FL_2022 chromosome 1, APGP_CSIRO_Lrig_0.1, whole genome shotgun sequence genome contains these proteins:
- the LOC124654738 gene encoding angio-associated migratory cell protein-like — MWNPTLTVSERSLVLASIHGATPQAGFATAPTPPPPPPGPPPVVLTTTMIRAAPAEAVGEGSVGEEVFIDDHDIINEISLDEEDLPDQDDDDDQDEDMMDEVEDHSAYAFHGHADEVFAAACSPVDASLVVSGGKDDRGFLWSIGSAENVQELTGHKDTVSTVAFSSDGKLVACGSMDGQINVWNTATRTLQRTLEGSESGLEWLKWHPRLHFIIAGSEDFNIWMWNADLSSFGNTFAGHSNTVTCGDFTPDGKLICSGSDDATLRIWDLKTAQCRHVVRGHGYHTQGLTCLAITWDSQSIVSGSQDSSVHIVSINSGKVVGSLVGHTNSVECIGISPSELHPRSVRYNRVATGSIDRTLIIRDLTHQAIRSICEHDDGVTCLAWIGSSRYVASGCMDGIVRIWDSLSGELACMLSGHRDVVRSPAVSADGNSIVSVSSDKSARVFDISMFK; from the exons atgtgGAATCCTACTCTGACTGTGAGCGAGCGGTCCCTCGTGCTCGCTTCAATACATGGGGCGACCCCCCAGGCAGGGTTTGCCACCGCGCCCaccccgccgcccccgcccccgggtCCGCCACCGGTTGTGCTCACAACAACGATGATCCGTGCGGCACCAGCGGAGGCGGTCGGAGAAGGCTCCGTAGGGGAGGAGGTCTTCATCGACGACCATGACATCATCAATGAGATAtccctggacgaggaag ATCTCcccgaccaagacgatgatgatgaccaggacgaagacatgatgg ATGAGGTTGAGGATCACTCAGCATATGCATTTCATGGGCATGCAG ATGAGGTATTTGCTGCTGCTTGCAGTCCTGTAGATGCATCACTTGTTGTTTCTGGAGGTAAAGATGACAGAGGGTTTCTCTGGAGCATTGGATCTGCAGAGAATGTTCAAGAGCTGACTG GACATAAAGATACTGTCAGCACTGTGGCTTTCAGTTCAGATGGGAAATTAGTTGCTTGTGGAAGTATGGATGGACAGATAAATGTATGGAATACAGCTACACGAACACTTCAGAGAACCCTTGAGGGCTCTGAATCAGGCCTTGAG TGGCTTAAATGGCATCCGCGACTTCACTTTATAATTGCTGGATCAGAGGACTTCAACATATGGATGTGGAATGCTGACCTCAGTTCCTTTGGGAATACATTTGCTGGCCACAGTAACACGGTGACATGTGGTGATTTTACACCTGATG GTAAGCTTATTTGTAGCGGATCAGATGATGCAACACTGAGGATATGGGACCTTAAAACTGCACAATGCAGACATGTTGTTCGAG GTCATGGTTATCATACTCAAGGACTGACATGTTTAGCTATTACATGGGACTCCCAATCAATTGTTAGTGGCTCTCAGGATAGTTCTGTGCACATCGTGAGTATAAACTCAGGCAAG GTTGTCGGTTCATTAGTTGGCCACACTAATTCCGTCGAGTGCATTGGCATCTCACCGAG CGAGCTTCACCCTCGTTCCGTGCGGTACAACCGGGTGGCTACGGGGAGCATTGATCGGACTCTCATCATCCGGGACCTCACTCACCAAGCAATCCGATCCATTTGCGAGCATGAT GATGGCGTGACTTGCCTGGCGTGGATAGGTTCGTCGAGGTATGTAGCGTCAGGATGCATGGACGGTATAGTGCGCATCTGGGACAGCCTCTCTGGGGAGCTGGCTTGCATGCTGAGCGGGCACCGTGATGTCGTGCGATCGCCGGCTGTCTCCGCTGATGGCAACTCCATTGTCTCGGTCTCCTCGGATAAGTCTGCTCGCGTctttgacatatccatgttcaagtAA